A genomic segment from Propioniciclava sp. MC1595 encodes:
- a CDS encoding L-threonylcarbamoyladenylate synthase, whose protein sequence is MNHTVIDISDAEAAHAAATAAVAAGEVIVLPTDTVYGVGAQATSGAAVQRLLDAKRRGRDFPPPVLVAEVGMVRALATGTDERLDGLAAAFWPGALTVVLNARETLRMDLGERGATIAVRVPDHDFTRELLRRTGPLAVSSANVHGEEPALTVDAAVAQLGDSCSVYLDAGEMGGPVPSTIVDLTGPRARVLREGRITSAQLNEAVPGLIED, encoded by the coding sequence GTGAACCACACTGTCATCGACATCTCCGACGCCGAGGCGGCCCACGCCGCGGCCACGGCCGCGGTGGCGGCGGGCGAGGTGATCGTCCTGCCGACCGACACCGTGTACGGGGTCGGGGCACAGGCGACGTCGGGCGCGGCCGTGCAGCGCCTGCTGGACGCCAAGCGGCGCGGCCGCGACTTCCCCCCGCCGGTGCTCGTCGCCGAGGTCGGGATGGTCCGCGCGCTGGCGACCGGCACGGACGAGCGCCTCGACGGCCTGGCCGCCGCCTTCTGGCCCGGCGCCCTGACCGTCGTGCTCAACGCGCGCGAGACCCTGCGGATGGACCTGGGGGAGCGGGGCGCGACCATCGCGGTGCGGGTCCCCGACCACGACTTCACCCGTGAGCTGTTGCGCCGGACGGGGCCCCTCGCGGTGAGCAGCGCCAACGTGCACGGCGAGGAGCCCGCGCTCACCGTCGACGCCGCCGTCGCCCAGCTGGGGGACTCCTGCTCGGTGTACCTCGACGCGGGGGAGATGGGTGGGCCCGTCCCCTCGACGATCGTGGACCTGACCGGCCCCCGGGCCCGGGTCCTGCGCGAGGGCCGGATCACCTCCGCCCAGCTCAACGAGGCCGTCCCCGGGTTGATCGAGGACTGA